AGCACGCACAGACTCCGCGCGGATGAACCCGGCACAGCGAACGCCCGGCGGAAGCAGCCGGTCGTTCGCACCCCGGCGAAGGCGTTGTCCGGCCCCACCGGCCTGGCCGCGCTGGCCGGCGTCGCTGCAGCCGCCGTCGTCCTGTCCGTAGCGGAACTCATCGGCGCGTTCTTCACGGCGCGGGCGACGCCGCTGATCGCACTCGGCTCGACTTTCATCGACTTCACGCCGTCGTGGATGAAGGATTTCGCGATCGCCACCTTCGGCACCAATGACAAGCTCGCGCTATTCGTCGGTATGGCGGTTTCCATCCTGGTGCTCGCCTGTGTCCTGGGCGTTGTGGCCTACCACAGGTGGGCACTCGGCGTCGCCGGCGTTCTGCTGATGGGCGCGGTCATCGTCGCCAGCGTCGTGACCCGGGCCGGGGTGCGGCCGGTCGACGCGATTCCCGCCCTGATCGGCACCGTTGCAGGACTCATCGCGCTCCGGATCCTCGTGACCCGGCTGTGGCGGATGCAGCAGTGGCCGGACCGGGCGGCCGACATCGCAGCCAAGGAACCCGAACGCCCCGCCACCAGCCGCCGCGCTTTCTTCGCCGCGACCGGGGTAACCGCCGCAGCCTCCGCCATCGCCGCGACCGGCGGGCGCCTGCTCAGCTCGGCCCGCAGCAACGTGGCGAAGGCCCGCGAATCCCTCCAGCTCCCCGCCCCGGCGGAACCCGCCGCCGCCGTCCCCGCCGGCGTCCAGTCCAGGGCAGCCGGGGTCACGCCGTGGCTGACGCCCAACACGGACTTTTACCGCATCGACACGGCGCTGAGTGTGCCGGAAATCAACGCCCAGGACTGGGAGCTGCGCATCCATGGCCTCGTGGACCGGGAAATCAGGCTCAGCTTCCAGGACCTGCTGGACGCGAAGCTGATCGAATCGCACGTCACTTTGACCTGCGTTTCCAACCCGGTGGGCGGGAACCTGGCCGGTAATGCCAAATGGTTGGGCATGCCCATCCGGGATGCACTCGCTATGGCCGGGCCCAAAGAGGGTGCCGACATGGTGCTCTCCACTTCAATCGACGGCTTTAGCGCCTCGACTCCGCTGGAGGTCCTGCAGGACGACCGGGACGCCATGCTGGCGATCGGCATGAACGGTACAGCCCTGCCGCTGGAACACGGCTACCCGGTGCGGATGGTCGTCCCCGGGCTGTACGGTTTTGTCTCCGCCACCAAATGGGTGGTGGACCTG
This genomic window from Arthrobacter sp. EM1 contains:
- a CDS encoding molybdopterin-dependent oxidoreductase, which translates into the protein MDKPSTHRLRADEPGTANARRKQPVVRTPAKALSGPTGLAALAGVAAAAVVLSVAELIGAFFTARATPLIALGSTFIDFTPSWMKDFAIATFGTNDKLALFVGMAVSILVLACVLGVVAYHRWALGVAGVLLMGAVIVASVVTRAGVRPVDAIPALIGTVAGLIALRILVTRLWRMQQWPDRAADIAAKEPERPATSRRAFFAATGVTAAASAIAATGGRLLSSARSNVAKARESLQLPAPAEPAAAVPAGVQSRAAGVTPWLTPNTDFYRIDTALSVPEINAQDWELRIHGLVDREIRLSFQDLLDAKLIESHVTLTCVSNPVGGNLAGNAKWLGMPIRDALAMAGPKEGADMVLSTSIDGFSASTPLEVLQDDRDAMLAIGMNGTALPLEHGYPVRMVVPGLYGFVSATKWVVDLEVTRFADNKAYWTQRGWSERGPIKTMARVEVPKSFAKVPAGRVAIGGTAWAQTRGITKVEVQIDNGPWIEATLAGEASLISWRQWSLDWEATPGPHYIKARATDGLGEVQTDKRADPVPDGASGWQSLMVTAE